A part of Ictalurus furcatus strain D&B chromosome 8, Billie_1.0, whole genome shotgun sequence genomic DNA contains:
- the pabir2 gene encoding protein FAM122B isoform X1 — protein sequence MMAQEKMELDLDMPSALLQGDGHLRRSNSEPMINGLSDNSQVFQREILRSRRNSTTLVNRPNMVPSSPVRIPSTRLERIKQEEGVDVMNRETAHEREVQAAMQMSQSWEESLSLSDNDFEKSTSSSPKRIDFVPVSPAPSPTRGIGKKQCFSPSLQILVSSNGLTPSPIPSPTRRFSRRSQSPINCIRPSILGPIKRKVSGEMEAESQPKRLFQGTTTMLSTETAHLPELSSCLSPDLLDGSLSSVGSSSGSPAKMEGVSPSSSNSPFIHLPDLSPK from the exons ATGATGGCGCAAGAGAAGATGGAGCTGGACTTGGACATGCCGTCGGCTCTGCTTCAGGGAGACGGACACTTGAGGCGATCCAACAGCGAGCCTATGATAAACGGATTAAG tgacAACTCTCAGGTTTTCCAACGAGAGATTCTACGCAGCAGACGAAACAGCACAACTCTTGTTAATCGGCCGAACATG GTTCCATCGTCCCCGGTTCGCATCCCTAGCACCAGGCTTGAAAGAATCAAACAG GAGGAAGGGGTTGATGTGATGAACAGGGAAACAGCTCATGAACG GGAGGTGCAGGCAGCCATGCAGATGAGCCAGTCTTGGGAGGAAAGTCTTAGCCTG AGTGACAACGACTTTGAGAAGTCTACATCATCATCCCCGAAGCGTATTGATTTTGTGCCGGTGTCTCCAGCTCCATCTCCCACTAGAGGAATTGGGAAGAAG CAGTGCTTCTCTCCGTCTCTGCAAATCTTGGTGAGCAGTAATGGTCTAACTCCCAGCCCCATCCCCAGCCCAACACGTCGTTTCAG caGGAGGAGTCAGAGCCCCATTAACTGCATTAGACCCAGCATTTTGGGACCTATCAAACGGAAAG TTTCAGGCGAGATGGAAGCAGAGAGCCAGCCAAAGAGACTTTTCCAGGgtaccaccaccatgttgtCCACAGAGACGGCTCACCTGCCTGAACTCAGCTCATG TTTATCCCCTGACCTGCTTGATGGAAGCCTCAGCAGTGTTGGCTCCTCTTCAGGTTCTCCAGCTAAGATGGAAGGGGTTTCACCCTCCTCGAGTAACTCTCCCTTCATCCACCTCCCGGATCTTTCACCTAAGTGA
- the pabir2 gene encoding protein FAM122B isoform X2, with translation MMAQEKMELDLDMPSALLQGDGHLRRSNSEPMINGLSDNSQVFQREILRSRRNSTTLVNRPNMVPSSPVRIPSTRLERIKQEEGVDVMNRETAHEREVQAAMQMSQSWEESLSLSDNDFEKSTSSSPKRIDFVPVSPAPSPTRGIGKKQCFSPSLQILVSSNGLTPSPIPSPTRRFRRSQSPINCIRPSILGPIKRKVSGEMEAESQPKRLFQGTTTMLSTETAHLPELSSCLSPDLLDGSLSSVGSSSGSPAKMEGVSPSSSNSPFIHLPDLSPK, from the exons ATGATGGCGCAAGAGAAGATGGAGCTGGACTTGGACATGCCGTCGGCTCTGCTTCAGGGAGACGGACACTTGAGGCGATCCAACAGCGAGCCTATGATAAACGGATTAAG tgacAACTCTCAGGTTTTCCAACGAGAGATTCTACGCAGCAGACGAAACAGCACAACTCTTGTTAATCGGCCGAACATG GTTCCATCGTCCCCGGTTCGCATCCCTAGCACCAGGCTTGAAAGAATCAAACAG GAGGAAGGGGTTGATGTGATGAACAGGGAAACAGCTCATGAACG GGAGGTGCAGGCAGCCATGCAGATGAGCCAGTCTTGGGAGGAAAGTCTTAGCCTG AGTGACAACGACTTTGAGAAGTCTACATCATCATCCCCGAAGCGTATTGATTTTGTGCCGGTGTCTCCAGCTCCATCTCCCACTAGAGGAATTGGGAAGAAG CAGTGCTTCTCTCCGTCTCTGCAAATCTTGGTGAGCAGTAATGGTCTAACTCCCAGCCCCATCCCCAGCCCAACACGTCGTTTCAG GAGGAGTCAGAGCCCCATTAACTGCATTAGACCCAGCATTTTGGGACCTATCAAACGGAAAG TTTCAGGCGAGATGGAAGCAGAGAGCCAGCCAAAGAGACTTTTCCAGGgtaccaccaccatgttgtCCACAGAGACGGCTCACCTGCCTGAACTCAGCTCATG TTTATCCCCTGACCTGCTTGATGGAAGCCTCAGCAGTGTTGGCTCCTCTTCAGGTTCTCCAGCTAAGATGGAAGGGGTTTCACCCTCCTCGAGTAACTCTCCCTTCATCCACCTCCCGGATCTTTCACCTAAGTGA
- the mospd1 gene encoding motile sperm domain-containing protein 1: MQQHSRQPDLVEGRLPVFVFPTELFFYADEQASHKQVLTLYNPYEFALKFKVLCTAPNKYAVVDATGAVKPQCCVDIVIRHRDVRACHYGVIDKFRLQVSEQSQRKALGRKEVMATLLPSAAQEQPQSRPQEEERRMKEQLTDSLFFEQTAFQTESRAASGGPSLLTVLLGLVCMAALMLPTLGEQESTVPVYLHLSVNKKLVAAYVLGLLTMVILRT, encoded by the exons ATGCAGCAGCACAGCCGGCAGCCCGACCTAGTGGAAGGAAGACTTCCAGTGTTTGTGTTCCCCACCGAGCTGTTTTTTTATGCAGATGAGCAGGCCTCACACAAGCAGGTGCTTACCCTCTACAACCCATATGAGTTTGCACTCAAGTTCAAAG TTCTGTGCACCGCACCAAATAAATATGCGGTAGTGGATGCCACCGGTGCCGTGAAACCACAATGCTGTGTAGACAT AGTGATCCGGCACCGAGACGTGCGGGCCTGCCACTATGGCGTGATCGATAAGTTCCGGCTGCAGGTGTCTGAGCAGAGCCAGAGGAAAGCTCTGGGCCGGAAGGAAGTGATGGCCACACTGCTGCCCTCAGCAGCTCAGGAGCAGCCACAAAGCCGGCCGCAGGAGGAGGAGCGCAGGATGAAGGAGCAGCTCACTGATAGCTTGTTCTTTGAGCAGACTGCATTCCAGACAG AGAGTCGGGCAGCATCAGGGGGCCCCAGCCTGCTAACCGTCCTGTTGGGTCTAGTGTGTATGGCTGCCCTTATGCTCCCTACACTGGGAGAGCAGGAATCCACAGTGCCTGTCTACCTCCACTTAAGTGTTAATAAGAAATTAGTAGCTGCTTACGTGTTAG GTCTTCTTACAATGGTTATTCTCCGCACATGA